Proteins from a single region of Psilocybe cubensis strain MGC-MH-2018 chromosome 3, whole genome shotgun sequence:
- a CDS encoding Protein argonaute 5: MSDRGMHRGGGSRGRGGDTRGRGFDRGGGGGGRGRGGSPSGPLIFQENTPVQVPPRLADSSLQQLITNFKSMKVAPDRPVRPGYGTKGTPIMLRANFFPVRVPQGPIYDYVVEISPSPTKAVDKIKIRLFELLENTPACQQHLPYIAHDRSQRLVSAKKLPQPLDILVPFVEDGATGPAPNAQVYTISIKFERELDTRQLVTYMEGQPSWRDYDPLPLISALNLVLQQHANRVGIRVGKSKYFFPASTEAHHLGPGLQAIQGFYASVRPAYKQLMVNVNACMSAFITPGNLADRLQEFNTNSRGGMPTLPKGMIKSIRVRTLHLGYKKKLDSFGNGSARNTTFNCEEFGGKISVEQYFLKKYKKKLRYPTELPVANLGTVHKPNWVPAELCLIEPGNVYLEKLSDRETAAMIKYACNIPRVNADAIVQRGFPSLGLGPAVSPITGFGMAVDSAMTGVPGRELPPPRLTYKAGQARVQNGSWNILDVKFHQGANIASWWVLVIRDGKGRITGPDDPNLRGLVMGFKDKLAASGMAVPFSMPQLLPPALLPDPQQDPERLNALNVVRQIFRNTLAQKPKPSFVLVLLENRDNYIYPGIKRIGDVEMGLNTIHMQLDKALNDPKKQDQYFSNVALKVNTKLGGINHLLDDKSMAWLNKVPTMMVGIDVTHPGRGSKAGTPSIAAVVANTDRNFVQFPASMRVQRSKKEMLDELSAMLIERLQTFEKKNRGILPARIIVYRDGVSEGQYETVLQEELPQILDAFKRLSTKDRSAYRPKLSIIICGKRHHARFYPTNSQFADRNGNTRPGTVVDKGITGVFDFDFYLQAHAGLQGSVKSTHYVVVYDEIGLSADEIQVGTHDVSYLYARATKAVSLIPAAYYADLACERGRCYLNDFLVDDKSSSTGRSSKVDKEEEMKRVFDAAKRSWGEGLHPDMRDRMFYI; this comes from the exons ATGAGCGACCGCGGCATGCATAGAGGTGGAGGTTCTCGTGGAAGAGGTGGCGATACTCGTGGTCGTGGCTTTGATcgtggaggcggcggcggaggtcgaggtcgaggggGAAGCCCCAGTGGACCCCTCATCTTTCAAGAAAACACGCCTGTCCAAGTGCCACCTAGGCTCGCCGATTCTTCTCTTCAGCAGCTAATCACCAATTTTAAATCCATGAAGGTAGCTCCAGATCGTCCCGTTCGACCTGGATATGGCACCAAGGGAACACCCATTATGCTTAGGGCCAATTTTTTTCCAGTGAGGGTTCCCCAAGGCCCTATATATGACTATGTCGTCGAGATATCTCCCTCACCTACCAAGGCCGTAGATAAGATCAAGATTCGTCTTTTTGAGCTTTTGGAAAACACTCCGGCTTGTCAACAACATTTGCCTTACATTGCGCATGATCGAAGTCAGAGGCTTGTGTCTGCAAAGAAACTTCCACAACCACTTGATATACTCGTCCCGTTTGTTGAGGATGGTGCGACGGGACCTGCTCCCAACGCCCAAGTTTACACGATTTCCATCAAGTTTGAAAGGGAGTTAGACACTCGCCAGTTAGTAAC TTATATGGAAGGGCAACCCTCGTGGCGCGACTATGATCCCCTTCCACTAATTTCTGCACTCAACCTTGTTCTACAGCAGCATGCAAATCGGGTCGGAATACGCGTTGGGAAAAGCAAGTACTTCTTTCCCGCTTCTACTGAAGCACATCATCTTGGGCCCGGACTTCAAGCAATACAAGGGTTTTATGCGTCCGTGCGCCCTGCTTACAAGCAACTAATGGTCAACGT AAATGCATGCATGTCTGCCTTTATCACTCCAGGGAACCTGGCGGATAGACTCCAAGAGTTTAACACCAACAGTAGGGGTGGTATGCCCACTTTACCCAAGGGAATGATTAAAAGCATCAGGGTCAGAACGCTTCACCTTGGATACAAGAAGAAACTCGATAGCTTTGGAAATGGTTCTGCTCGGAATACTACCTTCAATTGCGAGGAATTTGGTGGTAAAATCTCCGTAGAACAGTATTTTTTAAAAA AATACAAGAAGAAATTGAGATACCCTACAGAGCTTCCTGTCGCTAATCTTGGCACTGTGCACAAACCAAACTGGGTTCCCGCTGAACTGTGTCTCATTGAGCCTGGCAATGTTTACCTAGAGAAACTAAGCGACAGAGAAACAGCCGCGATGATCAAATACGCCTGTAACATCCCTCGAGTCAACGCAGACGCCATTGTTCAGCGCGGATTCCCCTCCCTAGGTCTGGGTCCTGCAGTCTCGCCCATCACCGGCTTTGGTATGGCAGTCGACAGTGCGATGACCGGCGTTCCCGGGCGCGAGCTGCCACCCCCACGACTGACCTACAAAGCTGGGCAAGCGCGTGTTCAGAACGGCAGCTGGAACATCCTCGACGTTAAATTTCATCAGGGTGCGAACATTGCGAGCTGGTGGGTGCTCGTCATCAGGGATGGCAAGGGTAGGATCACTGGCCCGGATGATCCCAACCTGCGCGGGCTGGTAATGGGGTTCAAGGATAAATTGGCGGCGAGTGGTATGGCTGTACCGTTCAGCATGCCTCAGTTGCTGCCACCTGCGCTTTTGCCTGATCCACAACAGGATCCAGAAAGGCTCAATGCACTGAATGTTGTTCGACAAATCTTCAGAAACACCTTGGCTCAGAAACCCAAACCCAGTTTCGTTCTAGTCCTCTTGGAAAACCGGGATAATTACATATATCCTGGAATCAAG AGAATCGGAGATGTTGAAATGGGATTGAACACTATACACATGCAGCTTGACAAGGCCCTGAACGACCCAAAGAAACAGGACCAATACTTCTCCAACGTAGCGCTGAAGGTGAACACAAAGCTGGGCGGGATCAATCATTTG CTCGATGACAAATCTATGGCATGGTTGAACAAGGTACCGACGATGATGGTTGGAATCGACGTCACACATCCAGGCCGAGGAAGCAAGGCAGGGACACCATCCATCGCAGCAGTTGTTGCCAATACGGACAGAAATTTTGTGCAATTTCCTGCGAGCATGCGCGTTCAGCGGTCGAAGAAAGAG ATGCTGGATGAATTATCTGCCATGCTGATCGAGCGACTCCAAACTTTCGAGAAGAAAAACAGGGGCATTCTGCCTGCAAGGATCATTGTTTACCGTGATGGTGTCTCCGAG GGTCAATACGAAACGGTACTGCAGGAAGAACTTCCCCAGATTCTCGATGCCTTCAAAAGGCTGAGTACCAAGGACCGCTCTGCATACAGGCCGAAATTGTCCATAATTATATGCGG GAAGCGACACCATGCAAG aTTTTACCCTACCAATTCGCAGTTCGCCGACAGAAACGGGAACACGCGACCAGGAACTGTTGTGGACAAAGGAATCACAGGAGT GTTCGACTTTGATTTTTACCTGCAAGCACATGCGGGCCTTCAAGGCAGCGTAAAGTCGACTCACTACGTTGTAGTGTATGACGAAATCGGATTGTCAGCGGACGAGATTCAAGTGGGTACACATGACGTCAGCTACCTTTATGCGAGAGCGACCAAGGCTGTGAGTCTAATCCCGGCGGCTTATTACGCGGACCTGGCCTGTGAGCGCGGGCGGTGCTATTTGAACGACTTTTTGGTGGACGATAAATCGTCCAGCACGGGCAGGTCTTCTAAAGTggacaaagaagaagaaatgaagCGTGTGTTTGATGCAGCGAAGAGATCTTGGGGTGAAGgg CTTCACCCTGATATGAGGGATAGGATGTTTTATATCTAA
- a CDS encoding Asparagine--tRNA ligase — MFPPRLALPPTISHLLAHPPLPIHSTTVSGWIRSIRKQKNLAFAVITDGSAPQGLQVVFLKGLDLQKLTNGASVRVTGRLVQSPGSGQSHELLVDQADAGRVAVLGECNPDTYPIQKQELSIEHLRDNVHLRARTSHIAAMLRLRDRLQRQINSWFEEQGFCYANTPVITGNDAEGAGEAFRLAMVESQHPASASATPPAEFFSRPAFLTVSHQLHLEALATAISRVYTLSPCFRAEKSMTGRHLAEFWMLEAEWAFPADNGVHGVCDLTEALLKETTAPLLDSPDLRVLWKDGDAHKLKTLSDAVNSEKPWARMSYSEAIEELSKIHPSQNFVHTPVWGHALQSEHERWLAETLVGGPVFVTDYPASLKPFYMRLNSDERTVACFDLLVPHVGELIGGSVREERVELLSKKMEDVPGSEWYLDLRKYGGAPHAGFGMGFERLISWVSGVDNIRECIPMPRWAGRMLL, encoded by the exons ATGTTTCCTCCCAGGTTGGCTCTTCCACCTACCATCAGCCATCTCCTCGCACACCCGCCCCTTCCAATCCACTCTACCACTGTTTCTGGCTGGATCAGGTCTATTCGCAAACAGAAGAATCTCGCCTTTGCAGTCATCACAGATGGCAGCGCCCCACAGGGTCTCCAGGTCGTCTTTCTCAAGGGTCTCGACCTGCAAAA GTTGACAAATGGCGCTTCTGTACGCGTCACAGGTCGTCTAGTTCAGTCTCCCGGCAGCGGTCAGTCTCATGAACTTCTCGTCGACCAGGCCGACGCCGGTCGCGTCGCCGTTCTCGGCGAGTGTAATCCCGAT ACCTATCCCATACAAAAACAAGAGCTCTCCATCGAACATTTACGCGACAATGTACACTTGCGCGCCCGTACATCACACATTGCTGCCATGCTCAGGCTTCGTGACCGTCTGCAGAGGCAAATCAACTCTTGGTTCGAG GAGCAAGGATTCTGCTACGCAAACACTCCCGTAATTACCGGCAACGACGCGGAAGGCGCCGGGGAAGCCTTCCGTCTCGCCATGGTAGAATCCCAGCATCCAGCATCTGCCTCCGCGACCCCACCAGCAGAGTTCTTTTCCAGACCCGCCTTTCTAACCGTATCTCACCAGCTGCACCTCGAGGCTCTTGCCACGGCTATCTCCCGCGTATACACGCTATCCCCTTGTTTCCGCGCCGAGAAATCTATGACTGGCCGACACCTCGCAGAGTTTTGGATGCTCGAGGCCGAATGGGCCTTTCCTGCCGATAACGGCGTACACGGCGTTTGTGATCTCACTGAAGCCCTACTCAAAGAGACTACAGCACCACTTCTGGACAGCCCTGACCTCCGTGTGCTGTGGAAGGATGGTGACGCGCACAAGCTAAAAACCCTTTCTGATGCTGTGAATAGTGAAAAACCATGGGCGCGCATGAGCTACTCGGAAGCCATTGAGGAACTGTCTAAAATCCACCCGTCCCAGAACTTTGTCCATACACCAGTATGGGGCCATGCGCTGCAGAGCGAGCACGAGCGATGGTTGGCAGAGACGCTAGTTGGCGGCCCGGTCTTTGTCACTGACTATCCGGCGTCTCTCAAACCGTTCTACATGCGGCTCAATTCTGACGAACGGACTGTAGCCTGTTTTGATTTGCTGGTTCCCCATGTAGGCGAACTGATAGGGGGTAGCGTACGTGAAGAACGCGTCGAGCTATTGTCAAAGAAAATGGAAGACGTTCCAGGAAGCGAGTGGTATCTTGACCTGAGAAAATACGGCGGTGCACCACACGCTGGGTTTGGAATGGGATTCGAGCGTCTCATCAGTTGGGTGTCAGGTGTTGACAATATCCGGGAATGTATACCCATGCCCAGATGGGCTGGAAGGATGCTGCTGTAA
- a CDS encoding Arrestin domain-containing protein C31A2.12: MPHRQLSLSLSGQAPPPSYQGQHTDDPHVPGYAFEPYAPSPPPSTTTHHPISTMGLPQPKEKDKPHIMIIPDTPYLALKGTGPDVEPTTLSGNVVLYLTESTTLKEITLQFRGKARIPMPANESLINNSTYITYVVCNHDWSFLESGSSSSSSSSHKRHSRTLKAGKHYFPFSLSIGGTLPSSITTPALGGASVAYKLRAVATRTGLAHNLQTIIPVPLLRTFTPEALEYQQTLEIENTWPDKMMYAIMLPHKAWAAGDTLGAVVKFSPLGKGVRVASVVSTLWETTKMYARSGTQEDTRPVCSIRHEIVDGRAVEVDWSSNPSGSKSAGTDSGGRSKLGAFNFGIGNSRPTSAQGYRDFGYTDPSASGPSSASGSDGMTEQARRRLQREQDEEQERLLGYENHDVVACIKMPIPLSSFDYSASGNASAVGTPTHTPYSAPSSASTSTSHFPSLSLSSHSNHSPTSPFAGVAGSSSSSTPPVLVTPSHALEPVVVSHRLRWSIFIQNRDGHISELRCSLPVTILDGRLKEEARDASLVSRRMMVRSCPGLSDTLESDDEEVWGINRDGEDAGEGAVGSRGVAGEDGLGRGDRELPSYTAHVRDRVANMFLPEAVTVRVGNPWVVGGGSAGGSVASMPTSPAALLVDNDPLSFRPALVSALSAGESGASASTIASTPGSGNEAADAHVMSHLPHAPPPTGSGASTPLDWVNSELLLSLSGDAVRRFGGGEANVGTPGTGTFSPVPGGMRTPPSVLQYVAPVPGAYGGSRWGSRVGSRANSRAASPERGGGNDHHHSGEHPEREGRSRPSSPVNAPASLGYVYEPLPSAPIGSGASSHKRATGDASSSSHESHGSGHGMRNLQSLFKATMKPFTALSLGGKHRHDDKDHHHPHHQHREGSSTSHSREGSTANSRSSSPVPDQSIHTSSTYPASSAASTYTYTADSVMNLPLSTSHDPIASPVASRVSEDQSVLTTASSSASLHANTQPQAHSSSSLGQPSMSTSELTSLRRAAISSPYAQANVQQQQQLQTQQQQQLSGPALLHRALTEVPDYSIASRGFIGGVAPLSSMKGLPSYQEAVGHGGQQTYGSYQTYHQGGGRRPSPLSGSENSAGEGSSHIPTNTGTNASPPPPPNGPRRSAASVPNLTSHFAQSLTVSSGSNTTPPVPPIPTYVSGAAEDEEREVGILQRLESAGAISGLGTVAGPYTAPQRQREDDEDDDDEDGNGIEMRTRSHTVTRP, translated from the exons ATGCCACATCGCCAACTTTCCTTATCGCTGTCGGGTCAGGCCCCCCCTCCATCCTACCAGGGTCAGCACACCGACGACCCACACGTCCCTGGCTACGCGTTCGAGCCATACGCCCCTTCGCCCCCGccatccaccaccacccaccacCCGATCTCCACAATGGGTCTTCCACAGCCCAAGGAAAAGGACAAGCCTCACATCATGATCATCCCAGACACTCCCTACCTCGCCCTCAAAGGCACAGGCCCCGACGTCGAGCCAACCACTCTCAGCGGAAATGTCGTTCTCTATCTCACAGAATCCACCACACTCAAGGAGATCACCCTCCAGTTCAGAGGCAAGGCCCGCATACCAATGCCTGCTAATGAATC TTTAATTAACAACAGCACCTACATCACATATGTCGTATGCAACCACGACTGGTCCTTTCTCGAATCCggctcctcgtcctcttcttcttcttcgcaCAAGCGGCACTCGCGCACTCTCAAAGCCGGCAAACATTACTTtcccttctccctctccatcgGCGGCACTCTTCCCTCATCTATAACCACACCCGCCCTCGGAGGTGCCAGTGTTGCATACAAACTTCGTGCCGTTGCAACCCGTACGGGACTCGCCCACAATCTACAGACCATCATCCCCGTCCCCCTCCTCCGCACCTTCACCCCCGAGGCCCTCGAGTACCAGCAAACCCTCGAAATCGAAAACACATGGCCAGACAAGATGATGTATGCCATCATGCTCCCACACAAGGCCTGGGCCGCTGGCGATACACTAGGTGCAGTGGTCAAGTTCAGTCCGTTGGGAAAAGGCGTCAGAGTCGCCAGCGTGGTTAGTACCCTCTGGGAGACTACCAAAATGTATGCCCGGAGCGGCACCCAGGAGGATACCAGGCCTGTGTGCAGCATCCGACACGAAATTGTTGATGGCCGCGCGGTGGAGGTCGATTGGAGTTCAAATCCCAGTGGGAGCAAAAGTGCCGGCACAGACAGCGGTGGCCGCTCAAAGCTGGGAGCGTTCAATTTTGGGATAGGTAACTCCCGCCCGACGTCGGCACAGGGCTATAGAGATTTTGGATATACCGATCCGTCAGCTTCGGGTCCTTCGTCGGCCTCTGGCTCGGATGGGATGACAGAACAGGCGAGGAGGCGTCTGCAAAGAGAGCAAGACGAAGAGCAAGAGCGACTGTTAGGATACGAGAACCACGACGTCGTGGCGTGCATTAAAATGCCTATCCCGCTGTCCTCCTTTGACTATTCCGCGTCTGGGAACGCTTCTGCAGTAGGCACGCCCACCCACACCCCATATTCTGCCCCGTCCTCCGCATCAACTTCAACCTCACACTTCCCCTCCTTATCATTATCCTCCCACTCAAACCACTCGCCAACGTCGCCATTCGCAGGTGTGGCAGGgtcatcctcgtcatcgACCCCGCCAGTGCTCGTGACGCCATCACACGCGCTCGAGCCAGTAGTGGTTTCCCATCGATTAAGATGGAGTATTTTCATTCAAAACCGCGACGGACACATCTCCGAGCTGAGGTGCAGTCTCCCCGTGACCATTCTTGACGGGCGTCTCAAGGAAGAGGCAAGGGATGCAAGTCTCGTGTCGCGCCGCATGATGGTGCGCAGCTGCCCAGGGCTTAGCGATACCCTGGAgagcgacgacgaggaggtgTGGGGTATCAACCGTGATGGCGAGGATGCAGGTGAGGGAGCTGTCGGTTCCCGGGGTGTCGCAGGCGAAGATGGGCTAGGTAGAGGTGACAGGGAGCTTCCCAGCTACACCGCCCATGTGCGGGACAGAGTGGCGAACATGTTTCTCCCCGAAGCTGTGACGGTGCGCGTGGGCAATCCATGGGTTGTCGGTGGCGGTAGCGCTGGGGGTAGTGTAGCGAGCATGCCAACGAGTCCAGCAGCGCTGCTGGTAGACAACGACCCTCTTTCGTTCAGACCGGCCTTGGTGTCTGCATTGAGTGCTGGTGAGAGTGGCGCAAGTGCCTCCACGATAGCATCAACACCTGGCAGCGGGAATGAGGCGGCTGACGCTCACGTGATGTCGCATCTCCCACACGCGCCCCCGCCGACAGGCTCGGGCGCAAGCACCCCGCTCGACTGGGTAAACTCAGAACTGCTGCTAAGCCTAAGCGGTGATGCAGTGAGGCGCTTTGGGGGCGGGGAGGCTAATGTGGGGACGCCGGGAACAGGAACGTTCTCGCCTGTACCAGGAGGCATGCGTACTCCGCCTTCGGTTCTGCAGTATGTCGCTCCTGTGCCGGGTGCGTATGGAGGAAGTAGGTGGGGAAGCAGGGTGGGTAGCAGGGCGAACAGTAGAGCTGCGAGTCCGGAGAGAGGTGGAGGCAACGATCACCATCATAGCGGAGAGCATCCAGAACGCGAGGGTCGCTCGCGTCCTAGCTCCCCTGTCAATGCGCCTGCGTCGCTGGGGTACGTGTATGAACCACTACCATCGGCGCCTATTGGTTCAGGCGCATCCTCGCACAAAAGAGCCACGGGTGAcgcgtcctcgtcgtcgcaTGAATCGCATGGATCAGGCCATGGCATGCGGAACCTACAGAGTCTGTTCAAAGCTACGATGAAACCATTCACGGCTCTCTCGCTTGGTGGGAAACATAGGCATGACGATAAGgaccatcatcatcctcaccACCAACACCGTGAGGGAAGCAGTACATCGCATAGCAGAGAAGGCAGCACGGCGAACAGTCGTAGTAGCTCACCTGTTCCTGACCAAAGTATACACACGAGCAGCACGTACCCAGCATCCTCTGCAGCATCGACGTACACTTACACAGCAGACTCGGTGATGAATTTGCCACTCTCGACATCCCATGATCCCATCGCATCGCCTGTGGCCTCCAGAGTTTCTGAAGATCAGTCAGTGCTCACCACTGCATCGTCATCAGCAAGTTTGCATGCAAATACCCAACCACAAGCGCACTCTAGCTCATCGCTAGGTCAGCCATCCATGTCGACATCCGAGCTCACAAGCCTACGCCGCGCCGCGATCTCCTCTCCATACGCCCAGGCAAAcgtccagcagcagcagcagctccagacccaacagcaacagcagttGTCAGGACCCGCGTTACTGCACCGTGCGCTTACAGAGGTTCCAGATTACTCTATCGCCTCACGAGGGTTCATCGGCGGTGTAGCACCGCTCAGCTCTATGAAAGGACTGCCGAGCTACCAGGAGGCCGTCGGACACGGAGGCCAGCAGACATATGGATCGTATCAGACTTACCACCAAGGCGGCGGAAGGCGACCGAGTCCATTGTCCGGTAGCGAAAACAGTGCTGGGGAGGGGAGCTCGCATATACCCACGAACACGGGCACGAACGCGTCGCCCCCACCCCCGCCGAATGGACCACGACGTAGTGCTGCAAGTGTGCCGAACCTGACGAGCCATTTCGCGCAGTCTTTGACTGTTAGCTCGGGCTCGAATACAACGCCGCCTGTGCCTCCCATTCCTACATATGTGTCAGGTGCggcggaagacgaagaaagaGAAGTTGGGATATTGCAGCGCTTGGAGAGCGCCGGTGCTATTTCGGGTCTCGGAACTGTTGCAGGACCGTACACAGCACCCCAGCGTCAAagagaagatgacgaagacgacgacgacgaagatggaAATGGCATTGAAATGCGGACACGTTCTCATACAGTCACCCGTCCAtga
- a CDS encoding Protein Hook-like protein 1 (Protein Hook homolog 1), which produces MSEFSQRKEVDAFFNFFATFDLARPVTTVADLADGAALFEVLSLVDDEYFRQPSRPSAQPSENWVLRFSSLKRLYRLMTQYFADVLQKPTSSLDVPDLQAIAKDNNLAATLAMCRLTIAIGVQCEKNKDFIDKIQGLSETDQHHLMKAIEQVMAKIAVAPGAHDLTEANMTEIQSERSQIFSEKETLEKVYQTLLEEHRALQTSHDDVLHEKEEAQAQLRQLQRETDTRRNDKADVMMRTEIDRLRAELQKSEDNLAMAESELDKHTTLITDLTRKVDELQIQADEAEKLKDKLDEYRHAADKLQKTENVMEKYKKKLQEGADLRQHVKALEKQNADLVDKNASLEEEYRKVAAFKPLMESYKTQILDLETKNSSRSQEINTLNFELEQSRTKLRIALAERAKDAEALELYQERVRELELSSSSRARGVTGSGLKSPGIDQGVAEVLSSELNEQPRSAVDEDVDGDESHGQGLGGELDDAITGTTMTDLKLQIRKLTRELEAVKKNEADASKMLVLENLLEDANRMKARYESDYLTAHREKLILQRDLEEIRSGKSLGDGAKAAIALRQRLNETVDQYEALRKEHAELEVKYETMERELTITKSDLTLVNKDQLDILASLRESVNEDKIELEADLERLKKANKELSEKNRMQLEQVNALLLEKVNLQNEGIGQREKMLQRERDFGDLRATLAGKDIPEDVKQKLLAMHEENLNLKLANKDIGEKLAKARQASHDMLSQFVLVPYLFLKFVKQQDKRYKEDEAARAALVSKGTFEEAEASFRSQIKILEDDLARQQRMMQESQRRYRREQELMLSAIHTMGMKTARSHLQNRTQTDKTSFLSLERNKNPYGIQSTLRGRAF; this is translated from the exons ATGTCAGAGTTCTCTCAGAGAAAGGAGGTTGATGctttcttcaacttcttcgCCACATTCGACTTAGCACGGCCAGTAACGACTGTTGCAGATCTCGCAGACGGCGCTGCGCTCTTCGAAGTTCTCTCCCTTGT TGACGATGAATACTTTCGTCAGCCTTCTCGCCCTTCTGCTCAGCCATCTGAGAACTGGGTCCTGCGCTTCAGCTCGTTAAAGCGTCTCTACCGTCTCATGACCCAATACTTTGCCGATGTATTACAAAAGCCCACTAGCAGCCTCGATGTCCCTGACCTGCAAGCTATTGCCAAAGACAATAATCTAGCGGCAACCCTCGCTATGTGTCGCCTTACAATCGCCATTGGCGTACAGTGTGAAAAGAATAAAGACTTCATTGACAAAATCCAAGGGTTGAGTGAGACGGATCAGCATCATCTGATGAAGGCCATTGAACAG GTTATGGCCAAGATTGCAGTCGCGCCGGGAGCACACGATCTTACCGAGGCCAATATGACTGA GATTCAATCCGAACGAAGCCAGATATTTTCAGAGAAAGAAACCTTAGAGAAAGTGTATCAAACGCTTTTAGAGGAGCAtcgcgcattgcaaacctcTCACGACGACGTTCTGCACGAGAAAGAGGAGGCACAGGCTCAATTAAGGCAACTCCAGCGCGAAACCGATACAAGGCGCAACGACAAGGCGGATGTTATGATGCGGACAGAGATAGATAGGTTACGGGCGGAGCT ACAGAAGAGTGAAGACAACCTGGCGATGGCTGAATCTGAATTGGACAAGCACACAACGCTGATCACTGACTTGACGCGCAAGGTTGATGAACTTCAAATTCAGGCTGACGAAGCAGAAAAACTGAAGGACAAGCTCGATGA ATATCGACACGCGGCTGATAAGCTGCAAAAGACCGAGAATGTGATGGAAAAGTACAAAAAGAAGTTGCAAGAAGGTGCTGATCTCCGTCAACACGTCAAG GCGCTGGAGAAGCAAAATGCAGATCTCGTTGACAAAAACGCGTCTCTTGAAGAAGAGTACCGTAAAGTAGCAGCCTTTAAGCCTCTTATGGAATCATATAAGACACAAATTCTGGACCTTGAAACGAAAAATTCCTCCCGGAGCCAAGAAATCAATACTTTGAATTTCGAACTAGAGCAAAGTCGGACCAAGCTCAGGATTGCTCTTGCAGAACGAGCGAAGGATGCAGAGGCTTTGGAGCTTTATCAAGAGCGTGTTCGAGAACTTGAATtatcttcgtcatcgagAGCCAGAGGTGTCACCGGAAGTGGACTGAAATCTCCGGGCATTGACCAGGGCGTAGCGGAAGTGTTGTCTTCGGAGCTCAACGAACAACCAAGATCTGCTGTtgatgaggatgtagatggtGACGAGTCCCATGGGCAAGGTCTCGGCGGTGAATTGGACGACGCCATCACAGGAACGACTATGACAGATCTTAAGCTGCAGATTCGCAAATTGACGCGGGAGCTGGAGGCtgtcaaaaaaaatgagGCCGACGCTAGTAAaatgttggtgttggaaaatTTACTGGAAGACGCTAATCGGATGAAGGCACGATATGAAAGCGATTATCTTACAGCCCATCGGGAAAAATTGATTCTGCAACGCGACTTAGAGGAAATCCGGAGCGGGAAGTCTCTCGGAGATGG GGCTAAGGCCGCCATTGCTCTAAGACAACGTTTAAACGAAACTGTGGATCAATATGAAGCTCTGAGGAAGGAGCATGCTGAACTTGAAGTTAAATATGAAACCATGGAACGTGAACTGACAATTACCAAATCAGATT TGACTCTCGTCAACAAAGATCAACTCGATATTCTCGCCAGTCTCAGAGAATCTGTTAACGAGGATAAAATTGAGCTCGAAGCCGACCTAGAGCGCCTAAAGAAGGCGAATAAAGAGTTGAGCGAAAAGAATCGTATGCAATTAGAGCAAGTCAATGCTCTTCTCCTCGAGAAGGTCAATCTGCAGAACGAGGGCATCGGGCAGCGAGAAAAGATGTTGCAGCGTGAACGCGACTTTGG AGACCTCCGGGCAACACTGGCGGGCAAAGATATTCCAGAGGACGTCAAACAGAAGTTGCTAGCAATGCATGAGGAGAACTTGAACCTCAAGCTGGCTAACAAGGATATAGGCGAAAAGTTAGCCAAAGCTAGACAGGCAAGTCATGATATGCTTTCACAATTCGTGCTGGTCCCTTACCTTTTCTTAAAGTTTGTTAAGCAACAAGACAAGCGATACAAAGAGGATGAAGCTGCAAGGGCTGCACTTGTCTCG AAAGGGACATTCGAAGAAGCCGAAGCCAGTTTCCGTTCTCAAATCAAGATTCTGGAAGACGATCTTGCACGCCAACAA CGGATGATGCAGGAGTCTCAAAGAAGGTATCGGCGCGAACAAGAGTTGATGTTGAGCGCTATACATACCATGGGAATGAAGACGGCTCGCAGTCATCTACAGAATAGAACGCAAACTGACAAAACCAGCTTTTTAAGTCTGGAGCGAAATAAG AATCCATACGGTATACAGTCAACATTACGGGGACGCGCCTTTTAG